The DNA segment ATGTGCCAGGTAGGAGCTACCtacctttccctctctcttcagGGACTGACTAGACTGAGTGAAGAACTTTCAGGCAGCTAGAGCTGCTGAGATGTATCATACCCACTAAAGATTTATTCCCCTAGTGTGCAGCACTGAAGGCTTGGTCCTTTAAAAGTCATTTCATTGAGAATGCGATACAGTGGAGAAAGGAAACCTATACAGAGCAGCCTTTTGGACATGTTTACTGCTCAGCATTTATCTTCACACTCAGATCTGCAGATTTCCAAAGTACTTGGACCAAGGAGTGTTACAAGTTTAAGATCTGGAAAGCTGCATACAGGGATCTGCAGTTTTGTTGGATGCAATATTCATATTAGAATGAAAAAAGAGGACTATGATGGTATCCTGGccatgtccctgccatgggaacaCAGTGCCTAAGGACTACATTCAATTATTTCAGTTAATATTGTTTGGTATTTAAACTTACAGCTTTTGCCCTCAAATATTACTATATTTGTAACTTGTGTAATAGGAGCTGTAAATGGCAAACACATGCAAGAGGTTCAGTGTTAAGTTAGATGTCTAATTACTCAATATCAGTTTATCAACATCCATAAGATTAAGATATTTAGAATTTAACGATCAGATTTGTTATTTTTGAGAGACAGGTTCTCATATGTAAATTTTAATAACTCTGTAATCATTTCAATTGAGAGGTGCATTTtgcatcaaaattattttctttaggcatttattttgcacagaaattaaagaaacaaagatACACTTTAAAATAAGACATTTGTATATAAATATCAAAAGTCATACTTCGATGgaataaattattctttaatCTCCTTAATTTGGTCAGTGAAGATGATCcggatttttctctttcaaatccTCCTTTTGCAATTGGAGTCACACAGAGTTCtgtaaaaatgacaaaatttttAAAGGACAAGATATTAAAGCCATAATTGTGCAACAATTTAATATGCTTTCTAATCAATAAAGTTAACAGTGATTAAATTATCTTTGTTAAGGTTTTTAATGGCTAGTACAAGTCTGCACACAGTAATAGCCCATAGAATCAAGTAACACAGATTCAATGGGAATTTTTAACTGGTGGTGGCTTTCAATTAACATCTTCAGAGCCTGTTTTGGTTCATACACAAATTATATTCATGTTAAGGGGTCAGGACAGTCAGTATCATACCAATGGAAGCCCTGATTTTGAAGGACAAACATTTCTGCAGTCTTACCTGAAGGTAGAAATAAAACATAGTAAGCAAGGCTGTGAGTTCTGTACTCGCCACTTCCAATACTGAATCaattatttaaacttttttaaaataaaaacaagtctCATCTATGATTCTATCCAtaacttgaaagaaaaactaaagTAAAATCTAAGCTATGGAAATTTTTTGTTTCCAATTACTGCAATTATTTCCTCCTAAATAGCTTTAGATATTTCTATGTGCAAATGATGTGTCAGACTGAAATTAAAGcctcaacagaaaaaaaatgttattagtTTAGAAGTTTTGtacactttttttcttcacttgtaTCTTTGTACTTGCCTATTTTATGCAAAACTGATCAGATAGTCTCAGAAACCTGCTCCTCACCAGCTAGAAATATAActaagtggggttttttttcatgccaccaaataatttaaaaaacataaagtcaaactaacttttaaaaaatgttcccACAGCAGACTATTTTTTAGTGtctgccttgttttttctttcaagcaCTGTTTCTGTCAGAATGCCAGAATACTTATGTGCATAAAACTAAAGCATCCCATTGTATGGGATCAGGGCTTATGGATATTAAGAGcaataaaatatcttttaaagttttaaaaacttAGATCATTATAAATAATAGCAGTAATGACAGCAATTCACATCACTTACCGAAATTACCATCCAAATGAATGTAGAGTTCAAATACACTAAAAGCAATAGTTGTATGTGCAGGAAAAACAATGGCTTTGTCCCGCCCTTTATAATTCTGATCTTCAATTATGTGAAACTATAATTTAGAGAAggatcaaaagaaaaaaagttacaaattgaaatgaataaataaacaaaacactaaTCTTAACTTCATACATTGAGAATTATAATGCCAGGGGAAAACTTTGAAATTGCAGATCAAATTTCACGACTAAAGAATTTTCTATTAACtactttgcattttaataaattttgaTACAGAGAGAGTAATTTGCATCACTTAACTGAAAATTATGTGAATGATTTATAAATACTAGAAAGAAGTTAGAAGACCTGTAGGTTTAATTATTCAAACACAtagagggggaaaggggaggcaGAGCTGACAGGGCGTAAGACAGGGAGTAAGATGCTGACCCCTCAAATAACAACCTGAAATTCCTGAAATGTGTCACAGAACATGATCATAATAATGAAAGAAAGGTTATATATTCATTAGAAAGTCAAAGTAAGAAGTAGTAAATTCCACATTTTTGCTGAAGCTTTACCCCAAGCAATGGCTCACTGTCTAGCCATCCTTTCATGCATTTCCCATCTCTCAGTCACATAAGCACTGCTAACAGAAGACCAAGTTTTTAACCACTTTATATCAGTACAATAACATTGATTtacttcagaattattttctgagcTACATTatgaaaatacaattaaatagaactataaaatttataaaaatgagCTTTTTGTGCTTGATCATTAAGTTACAGAACTTTGTCAAACGTATTTACCCTCATTGTCTCTCCACGCATTCCAGTATGGACAGTTAATGAGCACTGCCTTGTAGTTCGAATACTTTCCATGACCACACACAAAACTTCCATCCGACTTTTTCTTGACTGATGGACTAGACAATGatcaaagtttatttttctaaaatcaaGAGGGAGGCAAGACGAAAAAATCAGATATAATTAACAGTTTACAAAGCAGCTAAGTAACTTTAAATCAGTAAATAAATCACCATAATGTCTGTTTCATAGCAGTAAAACAACTGAACCAAGGAGATCTCTGGAAACTTAATATTGGTTTTCAGTGTTTGGGAACAGAACTAAAAAACTCACGGAAAGCCAATATTGTATAGATGTTAGGATATCTGGGACACCCTGGAAAATTCAAAGCCTGTCCATCTGACTCCAGTTTTAGTGCCATTAACTGAAAATACCCTATATTACTCATAAACAGTACTGAACAATCACAAAACAAGTGTTTGTAGAAGAATTTCTACAAACAGTGACAGTTCTATAACACTGAATCTTTTTTCAGAAGACTAGATCCTCTCTCCTCACCCCCAGTTATTAATGATAACATTTGGAAGTTACAAATAAACTAGGAAAAGGTAGGTATGGAAGGAGAGGGTACAGATACAAAATGGCATGCACTTCTTGGTAAATAACAACAAGGTAATAATATACATTTGCAAATGCCAAATGTTGCATCATGCATAGTAAATAATTTACTGGCGTGCACTactgggattcactgggatGACATTGTTGCCAAGGGACAATCtttgaaataggaaaaaagaattACACCTAGAATTAGTCAAATCGTGTTTCTACACATTCAACACCTGTGCTAGCATCACAGGAGCACCAGGTCCATTTTTGGTGTCCACAGCTCAACAAGAATGTTGGTAAAACAGACTCGATTTAAAGAAAAGTCACAGAAGGTTGTGAAAAATTCAAGCAGATAAACctattttgctttttgcagAAAAGGCTCGATAAAACCTCTAGGTATCTGCAATGGCAATAATATATATATGGCTCTCTAGTTCATCAAAGGCAAAGAAATCCTGTTTCTGAAACCTGAAGTTGGGTAATGTCAATCAAAGTAGATTTCAAAATTTCAATACTATGGTGTAACACAGTTTGGATGGACTcttcctttctgattttttttttttttcctgagagatGAATTATAATTCAGAGAATTCAGGAAAATTGTAAAGCCTGTATTATACAGGTCATGTGTCTAATCCCAGTGATCCAACCTGATACCCTTGAAAATATCAGAGGGTGACTGCAACTGATTGACTAAAGATAATCAAAACCTAACCGCTTCAGACTTTCAACCTAACTGTATGAAATAGAATTATGgaaacagaaatcaaaacacaaaatacaacCTTGTAGTAAGTTCTTTAAGTAATGTTGGTACTTCAACTTCGTGCTTGGTCACTATGCCAAATGAAGCTTTAAAGGCAACAGAATCTGATCCAGCAACATCAAAACCAACATCATTCATTATCTGATTTCCTTTTCTGCCATTAAGAGAAACATCTGATTTGTCTTCATAGTTGAGCAACTGGTAGGACGAGACACCTGAGTGAAAGAAGATAACCTTTGTGTGATGAAAAGTCTGAACACATTATTTTCACATAGCAGGAATTAACGGTACCATTCCTACCATGCTTAATCATTTTGGTATGAAATTCAGAGCCACACTGGGCACTTGTTTATTGGTGTTACTACTGATGATTGATGGAAAgagtatttcagttttctgggtTCACCAGATTTCTGGTTATTCTCCTCAAGTACTTCTACCAGTAACTATGATGCTGATATGTGTGAACTACACACGTAGTGTGTTCTGGCTTTAACGACAGAGGCTATGAAACCCAAAAGAACTCAGTGAAAGCCGCACAGAATATTGAAACTCAGAGTAAAATGAAAGGCACTGTATAATAATTACTAGGGAATTCTGAGTTTTAACTAAATGCCATACAAAGACCCtagattttctgcatttttgcaaTACATGAATGAGACATGGGTGTGCCAGTAACATTAACTCTGCCCAGGGACTATGTCAgtttattttgaaggaaaacaacAGATTCATTTTGACTTGCTTGAAAGTTTGCATTCAATTATTGTACAATCAAAAGGTAGGTACCAAAGCATCGCTacaaaaatgtctttataaTATCAAATACATTTCCATTACacttacagaaataaaactagAACACATTGCTTATCAAATTAAATTGAACAGAGGGATTAGATTTCCAAATACATCTCAGAATCTGGGGTTTACTCCTTTTTTAATCCTTTGAAGATATTAGGATAAACTGACATTATGAAATCACCTACTATAAATCCTGtttgactttatttttaaccaaaaagaaggttcatatatttttttataattctgAAAGGGTTGGAAATACTTGTCCTTGTCacataaaaaaggaaattcaatTACAAACTTCTTTGTTTACGTTAAAGGACAATACTTTCTGTGCATGACATTTAACCTTTACAGAAAAGACTAGTAAGTCTTCCTGAGACTTTTTAATGAGGTTTTACAAGCTTTTTCTCAGactttttaatgagatttttaattttttttccattcagaaCGAGCCAGCTGTCTTCTCCTCAATGTAAGACATTGTGTTGCAATTCTTCTTAAGCttgcatcccaaaattccctcttGTGGGATCAAGTAGTATTTCTGCCTTCCTGTTCTCATTGTAGTTTGTCTTAGTAGGGGTTTTTAACAGATACATTTGTTGTGTAATAAATATCAAAGTAATTTTGTCAAAATTggcatattgaaaaaaaaaatccaaataaagcaataaaaccGTTTTGAGAAAACAGAGCACTAGATGTGAATTACACACTTTCCAAAGGCTAAGCTCTTTAAATACACCCCAAAGATTGCAAAGGTGGAAAAAGTCTCATGAAAATCCAGTTACATCAGTCAGATGTAATAGCTGTTTGGAAATGcttctgcctgtgcagagctcagttcagcaccaggaactgccagcatggaagagctgcagagttGAGGCAATTCTTACACACTTAGAAGTGAGTATACAGAGAAAGGACTACATTTCTAAACAAGTTTTAGGTAGCAATTAATCAGCATACATCGGTACATCTGTCAGGAATTTTTGGCTTGTGAAAAAACAAGGCTTAACTGAATTTGTTTAAAACTAGTTCAGAAAATATAAAGACTTTTTagtataaataattttctttacttttttactTTATCCAGAAAgtcctttttcttccattttgatttgtacttttttctttaatatttattacatgactaaaaaacaacaaaaaagttaTTGCCCATTTATTAAGGAAACTACCTCCACAGTTTAAACTGCATTTACtagaaaacatgcatttttcaaCTTTGAAGAAAGGTAAAAATCTTACCTGCAGAAATTTCCTTCTCCCCTTGAAGAATGTCTTTTAATGTGAAAGGTGTTGAAgcaaatttagatttttttgaaagtgaacattttctttttttaatcactaGGCTCAGAGGTTGGTATCTGTCAGCTTCACTgaggctgggcactggaactaATCTTCCTCCATCACCAACCTGTTTAACAAAGTTTTTGGTTGCAGCAGCAAACATATTATGACATTagtaattataataataaaaagctcTGTATCAAGTGTGGCTTCCAGACATTGAGCCCATGTTCAATTCTTTTTATATTGTTCTTCCAAACAAATTAacatgctttgaaaaaaaaaaaaaaatcagtctgttttttttttaagattggATATTTCACTTTTAAAGAATCAATAACATCCTAGCTACCGAATTTCTATGGTGTACTGCTTGAGACTGCTCTCAGAGACCTTCAGTTAAGCTCTCTAATTCTGCACGATGAATAATGAATTACCAGTGTAAACTGAGAGGGAAACTGCGCCCTGTTCTTGGCAGCTTATTGCCActctttaaaatcaaaatctactgtcacagaaagagaaaacgAACTTCCATAACCCTCAGCTTTCCCACTAGGAGTTATCGGTGTGCTGCTGTTTGTTGGGTCCTTGCTGCAGCTGAATTCTGGCGTTTCGGCAGCACCAACAGAGCAGCCCAGCGTGCTCTGGGAGGGCACTGGAATTACACTTTGCTGAGCACTGGTAGGGAGCTCTGTGAGATGTGCTGCCTTtcacagcactggcacagcccGCCTGCGAGAGCTCAGCTGGGGACTGagcgctgtgctgggctgggctgtgagatcagagcagcctgggggcagggggagcacCAAACTCATCATTTGGTATTTATCTCCTACGGACTTAGCTGCCAAGGGCTAGGCTTGAGCTGCGCACATTGAGATCAGACTGCTGAAAACCTCATTAAATTCTGAGAATTATGCAGAATAGAAGTAAAATTGTAGAAGGAAGTGACAGTATTGATAGAGGAATGAGGAACAACTCAAGGATCCAAGATAAAAAGCACCAGTGTAAAAAGACAGATAATTATAAAGAAGACAGACAGTAGAGAGCACTGTGGAGGATCTGTGAGAGGCAGAAGGAGCTGACCTACCCTCATGTGAACAATTACTTGATTTTCTAATAAGATTGATGAGCACAGAACTGGCTAAACCTTGCAGAACTTCTTCCAGACACTCCCTTTGCAGTTATAGTAGGTAAAGCATCAGCCACAGGCTTGTAAAATTACACTTCAGTAGGAATATTATCCCTGGTTGCCAGGTAACAATTGGTTtgattggcttttttttctgaagtaaggTTTTCATGTGAAAGTATCTTGAGACTTTTTTAATTATATGGACACTTATTTAATGATTTGTCATGTGTCAATACTTCCATAATATTTGTAAAGGTTCAGAGTATCAGGAAGTCCAACAAAATGGCAAAAAGAGGAGGGCATTACTTCAGATATCTAAGATGAAAGGAAAGGCTGCTGGATCTTTCTGCTTACTCTAGAGGGTGCTGAAAAATCAAGTCAGGTTATATACAGACATTGAATTGAAAGCATGGGAAAGGCTGCAATTGAAACCCTGTACATATTTACTCAATCAAAACACATTAACAGAACTGAAAGTCtttcaaaggaaaggaaaatctaAGGGAActctaaaatgaaaattgcCCATTGATCCTTGGATTAATCCTGTATATATGCATTTGACAGGATTCTATTTTTCCTACAAGTTACTAAGATCAGCTGGTACTGTTTATTCAACatgcatttgtatttttcttacaCACGATGTGATCATAGATCATACTCAATCTGATCTAGCTCTAATTTTGATAATTAATAGTTTCGTTTGATATGTTTATGTGCTATTCCTGTTACTCTAACACCCTATAATCCATCATAAATGCTTCAGCAGATGTTTTTGCTGTCCTCATGCCACAGATCAGACAGCAGGAGTCCAAGTACAGTAACATTGCCATGTTCTGAAATCATCCACTACTTTTGCACATCCCTGTGTAGAAACTGAAGGTatttccctgctcctccagcactAGACACTGCTGTACTTGGCACACGGGTGTAATTCTGAACCTCCAGTGTTTCTGCAGCGCTGATGTGCTCTCATTTTGGGCAACCAATAAACGAAAAACATCTAATTCCCAAGTGAGTAAGTCATGCCTGGGTCATCACTGGAATAAAACAATCTTGCCTTGCCTCGTCAAGCTGTGCAGATGAAAGTCCTTGCTCATTTTCTCCCTGGGAAGGATCTGGGCTGAAATGTTCCACTGCCCTCAGCACAGAGCACATAAGGCACTGACAAAGGCTCCCCCTGCACCATGCACAACGCTCCACAGAAGAGCAAGGGGGGCTTTTCTAGCCTCATTTTCTTCCCCATGGAGAAGAGAGTTTATTTCCTGCACAAGATGAGTTCTGTTTTTTCAGAATGGGTCTTAACCATGGACTAGTAACATAACAAGTATTAGCTATATATAGGTGAGAATATTTTATGcttaaatactgtatttttttccttacatcATATTGATATGAACATGGAGATTTTTAAAGAGTAAAATCTAGTGGATAATCCTGCTCTCTGCATAGCATTGGAAGAGGCAGAAGGTTTTTTTGCAGTTAAGAGATAATTCCataatgatttttgttttaatattagATAGTTTTCCTACATTATCCCTTGCGGTAATGTCAGTCACCTGTAATTATAGAGCATCTAAAGAGGCATTTATAAGGTGATCTAAGGTGGTGCAAACTAGAGATTTGGCCAAGGAACTGAAAATGtggaattatttcattattttcaatcCAGAAATCTTAAACTATCTATAATCCGCTTGAATTGatctgattttaatttatttcttgtcACAGTCAGCCATATCATAGGATTAGCATGACTAAGCAGTCAGttgaaggcagaaaagaaatctTAAGTGTTAACTGACTGGATAAACTTAGTTGGTGTTTCACTTGAAAGGATTAAACTCACAATCTACATCAAATTATGCTGGTAATTTGTTTAATATCTTCTTAGTGTACAAAAACATGCCATCAATTGCCAGATCTCCTGGCAACTGAACAGGATGTATCATGTACACTTCAAGTGCCTTTGAACTGTATTATATTTACCTACAGATCTCTGCAAAAGAGCAAGTGCAAGAATTTAAcataaaaaacagcaaaagaaaatgctactgaaaaaaatactgaaaaaattccataacTTTCCAGCGCATGGCAATGAGTATTTCCCTAGAAAGAAAGGATATGTGAAATATAGACACTGTGGTATTTCAGGAGgcaacaaaaataacattttatggAATGGAATATGGTCCTTATTACATAgacactttttgtttttttccaataacCTGAATGGGTTTAACAGCACTTGACttcttttttgggtttttttttttgaggtggcATTCATCTAGAGATTCTCATGTATGAGCAAACCAGCTGGTTTAATACCATGATTTATATAACTTCAGAGCTCCTGGAATACACATGGTGGTGATTGTTTTATATGCTCTTCCACAGTCTTACCTTTCAGGTTCCAGACCTTGGTTCACAGACAAACAGATTACTTAATTTATGTTTCATGTCCACCTTTAGAGCATATGAAAATCCCAGCTTTTGCTGGTTTACAATTGCCCCAGTATGAATAGCAATGTTTTCAATGGATAGACAGATAGGTTAGCTGTGAAACCTTCgctaaaaagaaatgcaaaagtaGTCCTCCAGGGACAGATTTTCTCAGATAATATGTTTGCCTTTACACTTACCACCTGTGAGAAGCAGGCACATCTTTCAGCTCTCAGTCTGGCAACTGACAGCATCTTTCTGCTCGCTAAGAAGATATTAAACAAATTACCAGCATAATATGGTGCAAATTTGGGGTTTAATCTTTCCAATACCAGCTCAGTTTATCCAGTCAGTTAACACTTAagatttcttttctcccttcatCTTCCAGCTATCATTTTTTACATAAACATTACTGCATACAACAAAGCTACTTTGATCATGTAACATTATTAACTGGTGAAGACAAATCGGGAAAAGAACAAGCCAGTGTGACCTAAAGTAGGTTTaatgcttcttttcctttgaagGATGCTGCCCAAATGGCTAAATCTTTTTTATCCAGCATCTGTCAGTGGGTGTGCCTGTGTGAGAGGACGGCTTTTTGGGCTTGCCCACCCACGTGTATGAGGATGTAAAACAGAAGATGCTGCTGTGCCATGATATCTGAAGAGAAGTTACAAAACAAAGGATTTGTCTACTATGTTATAACTCATATTGTCCATGCTAAGCTGTCTGACAGGTGCTTGGTACAgttatatgtatataaaacTTCCTTCAGTCACAGACATCTTGTTCCTTGCTGCTTCTCCTTACATTTTAAATTGGGCAGCAggactgcttttatttttggtgtTGACACCAGCTGATCTGTGACAGCAGGTAATTAACCTCTGTCTATAAAACTTACTGTATGTGGCTGTTCTAATGTATCACTTCTCAGGGAAGGATACTGCAGGAGCTGATTATTACTATTACAAAGTACTTTCAGGTCTTTGGACACAGAGTATTTATAAACAGGCAAAATTAAATCAGTGTTTGTAGGGCATGAAAGAATTTGGCATCCTCCATAATCACCTCTATGTTTATTCAGCCTGTTCCTTTCCATGTTACAAGAATGTGTCTTCGTCTGGTTTcctaattcatttttttcacacATGTAGGCATAAAGTAATAGACTTCAGCAGTTTCCAGATACTAAAAGTTTTAACAGACAGGTGACATAAAAAATTCTTGTCGCCAAACATGAAAAGCAGCCTGATACTGTTGCTGACCCTAGGTGAGCTGATCAGCATTTAAGTGAAGTCTAGTTGAACTAGGACTGAAGAATGGATGTGCTCTTGTGCTATATCTCTTGAATTTCTTTGACTGCTAAATGTAATGCAAGGCCCTCAGAAATAACCTAAACAGGAACTTAAAAGATATTTAGCACCTTAAATTTTATCAGTTGAAAGAAATAACACAACATCTTTACCAGAACTTGTAGTCCACCTGCAGTCCAACAAAAGTAACCTTTTGAGAATGtttaattatgatttttttcctccactgaCTTGTCAAAAAACCTGCTCAAGAAGCCTAGTGTGGCTGTGAAATTTGAGCTAGCaattagtttattttctttactgaagGAAATATAGCCAGACACTTGTCAGTGGGAAAAGTCATTACATACCTGGTTTTGCTTTGGAACTTATTCTTGCAATTAGAAACAAAATCTAATGTAGTCTCATCACAAGCAAAAAGCATCTTCACAACACATTCATGTCTGTAACATGCATTTATgcacaccttttttttcccctatttttttaatataccaTTATTAATATGGACTTGAGATACAGATTTGGGATTTACAACCTAATATGTCTCTTTATCTACCCTAAGTTAAATCTTAGACATAGCTCTCAGAAACAAAATGGCAGTCAAAATATAAGACCTTTTATTTACAGCCCTTGAGTAAAACCAGTCTAACTACTCAATCAAAAGAGACTACCTCCTCAGCTACCCCTGGTACTCTGGGTTTGAATGATATTTCAGCTTAGTTTCTTTTAACCTGACTTAGTAATAACTacttacctgaaaaaaaaatttccatattGAAGTGCAgtagtttttttaatattttaaccAACTTAAATATTTAGTAGGATCATGAGGACTTGAAGAACCATGCAACTTGATATGTTGGCTGTGCAAAAATGCTATGTATCATCATATCAGAACAGATTTTTGTACCAGCAGTGAAACTTGGAACAGCTTTCTGTGGGCAACTCCTTTAGCTGAGTCAGGATGAAATCCTGTCAATAGCTT comes from the Cinclus cinclus chromosome 9, bCinCin1.1, whole genome shotgun sequence genome and includes:
- the PJVK gene encoding pejvakin, which produces MFAAATKNFVKQVGDGGRLVPVPSLSEADRYQPLSLVIKKRKCSLSKKSKFASTPFTLKDILQGEKEISAGVSSYQLLNYEDKSDVSLNGRKGNQIMNDVGFDVAGSDSVAFKASFGIVTKHEVEVPTLLKELTTRKINFDHCLVHQSRKSRMEVLCVVMESIRTTRQCSLTVHTGMRGETMRFHIIEDQNYKGRDKAIVFPAHTTIAFSVFELYIHLDGNFELCVTPIAKGGFEREKSGSSSLTKLRRLKNNLFHRNKGVVEIVANSDPYLEDLFTDYYEKAASMTDLSTSYLRDSSHIRINLLNNNIPKGPCVLCGMGSSKRETVYGCLECSFNGQKYVRLHAVPCFDLWHKRMK